One genomic segment of Aquipluma nitroreducens includes these proteins:
- a CDS encoding ABC transporter ATP-binding protein, translating into MKKTIIEVRDLKKDFHVGDITVHALRGINLEIKEGEFVAIMGTSGSGKSTMLNVLGCLDKPTSGSYLLDGVSMAELSRNELAGLRNIKLGFVFQSYNLLPRTTALENVELPLFYNSKVKPKERKERAIAALEAVGLVDRMHHMPNQMSGGQQQRVAIARSLVNDPVVILADEATGNLDTRTSYEIMALLQDLNSKGKTIVFVTHEPDIAKFMTREVVFRDGHIIREGMVTDRHNAAELLKTLPAEEVV; encoded by the coding sequence ATGAAAAAGACAATTATAGAGGTTCGGGACCTAAAGAAAGATTTCCATGTAGGAGATATCACGGTTCATGCCTTAAGAGGAATTAACCTTGAAATTAAGGAAGGCGAATTTGTAGCCATTATGGGCACAAGCGGTTCAGGAAAGTCGACGATGCTGAATGTTTTAGGGTGTCTTGACAAGCCAACTTCCGGAAGCTATTTGTTGGATGGGGTAAGCATGGCTGAGCTTTCGCGCAATGAACTGGCAGGCTTGCGGAACATTAAGTTGGGCTTTGTTTTTCAATCGTACAATTTGTTGCCGCGAACCACTGCGCTCGAAAACGTCGAACTCCCGTTGTTCTACAATTCGAAAGTAAAGCCTAAAGAACGCAAAGAACGGGCGATTGCAGCTTTGGAAGCCGTAGGACTTGTCGATCGGATGCATCACATGCCAAACCAAATGTCAGGAGGACAACAGCAGCGTGTGGCCATAGCCCGGTCGCTGGTGAACGATCCGGTGGTAATTTTGGCCGACGAAGCTACCGGTAACCTCGACACACGAACTTCATACGAGATCATGGCATTGCTTCAGGATTTAAATTCGAAAGGCAAAACCATTGTATTTGTGACCCACGAACCCGACATTGCCAAGTTTATGACCCGCGAAGTTGTATTTCGTGATGGGCATATTATTCGTGAAGGTATGGTTACTGATAGGCACAATGCTGCTGAATTACTAAAAACTCTTCCGGCGGAAGAAGTGGTTTAA
- a CDS encoding tetratricopeptide repeat protein — protein MSRINLKPLALVALAAVLFSSCASLQKMKKNANLINFKTTPEILETHAGKVDVAIDGKFPAKYFAKKVTLVATPVLKYDGGEKAFEPVTLQGEKVKANNKVITLNGGGSFAYKDAVPYAEAMRLSNLELRITASQGVKSVDFAPIQLAKGVLATPTLVVNYPTPIIGVTREKNNTGKYDPNIDAFQRIVPDEYTADIKYLINKADIRKEELTKEEIARLNEYNKEAAKDPRKKIKSIEVSSYASPDGALDLNTKLAEKRMDVSSKFLTKELKKDEVEAEFKTKFTPEDWDGFKEMMGKSNIQDKELILRVLSMYTDPEVREREIKNLSAAFTSVAAEILPQLRRSKFTTSIDLIGKTDEEIAALADSDPSKLNPAELLYAATLTKEANKQLAIYNSFMKIYPNDWRGYNNAGMVLVKQQKYADAKSLFEKAEKLNNNEPIIKNNLGVCELKEGNLAKAETYFGAASGAGDAVNNNLGILSIIKGDYAKAVKYLGDSDSPNTGLAKILTGDNNGALKSLENCTWQGCYWKEYFKAVVGARTAKENLMYESLKKAIELKPELKKTAATDMEFAKYFNEAQFKEIVK, from the coding sequence GAAATCCTTGAAACTCACGCCGGGAAAGTAGATGTTGCCATTGATGGCAAATTCCCTGCTAAGTATTTTGCCAAGAAAGTTACCTTGGTGGCCACTCCGGTATTGAAATACGATGGTGGCGAAAAAGCTTTTGAACCTGTAACTCTTCAGGGCGAAAAAGTAAAAGCCAATAACAAAGTGATCACCTTGAATGGTGGCGGAAGCTTTGCCTATAAAGATGCAGTTCCTTATGCTGAAGCAATGCGTTTATCGAACCTCGAACTGAGAATTACAGCTTCGCAAGGTGTAAAAAGCGTTGACTTTGCCCCGATCCAGTTGGCTAAAGGTGTACTTGCAACTCCAACATTGGTTGTAAATTACCCAACTCCAATTATTGGTGTAACCCGCGAAAAAAACAACACCGGGAAATATGATCCAAACATCGATGCTTTCCAGCGCATTGTTCCTGACGAATACACTGCTGACATCAAATACCTGATCAACAAAGCAGATATCCGCAAAGAAGAATTGACCAAGGAAGAAATTGCCCGTTTGAATGAATACAATAAGGAAGCGGCTAAAGATCCACGGAAAAAAATTAAAAGCATCGAAGTTTCTTCGTACGCTTCACCTGACGGAGCTTTGGATTTGAACACCAAACTGGCTGAAAAACGTATGGACGTTTCTTCAAAATTCTTAACCAAAGAATTGAAAAAAGACGAAGTTGAAGCCGAATTCAAGACTAAATTCACTCCTGAAGACTGGGACGGATTCAAAGAAATGATGGGCAAATCAAACATTCAGGATAAAGAATTGATCCTTCGTGTACTTTCAATGTACACCGATCCTGAAGTTCGTGAACGCGAAATCAAAAACCTTTCAGCTGCTTTCACAAGTGTTGCTGCCGAAATTTTACCACAATTACGTCGTTCAAAATTCACTACCAGCATCGACCTGATTGGCAAAACTGACGAAGAAATTGCTGCTTTGGCCGATTCAGATCCATCGAAACTGAACCCAGCCGAATTGCTTTATGCTGCTACTTTAACTAAAGAAGCCAACAAACAACTGGCTATCTACAATTCGTTCATGAAAATTTATCCAAACGATTGGAGAGGATACAACAATGCAGGTATGGTTTTGGTAAAACAGCAGAAATATGCCGACGCTAAGAGTTTGTTCGAAAAAGCTGAAAAGTTGAATAACAATGAGCCAATCATTAAAAATAACCTAGGGGTTTGCGAATTGAAAGAAGGCAACTTAGCTAAAGCTGAAACTTATTTCGGAGCTGCTTCAGGCGCTGGCGATGCTGTAAACAACAACCTTGGAATTCTAAGCATCATTAAAGGCGACTACGCTAAAGCTGTTAAATATCTGGGCGATTCAGATTCTCCAAACACTGGTTTAGCTAAAATCCTTACTGGCGACAACAACGGCGCTCTAAAATCGCTGGAAAACTGCACATGGCAAGGTTGCTACTGGAAAGAATACTTCAAGGCAGTAGTTGGCGCACGCACAGCTAAAGAAAACCTGATGTACGAAAGCCTGAAAAAAGCAATCGAACTGAAACCTGAATTGAAAAAAACAGCAGCTACCGACATGGAGTTTGCTAAATATTTCAACGAAGCTCAATTCAAAGAAATCGTAAAATAA
- a CDS encoding efflux RND transporter periplasmic adaptor subunit codes for MKKSIIYIGSAVIVLAAGFLIYKTVGKTKQSVSIETAKVERGTISNTVTATGTLEAVKTVEVGTQVSGVIEKLFVDYNSQVKKGQLLAQLDETPLIAQLDQSKASVDQAEAQVKYQKANYERYKALLAKKLIAQSDFDLAEYNYNNALGSLNNAKSMYDKNKINLSYARIYSPIDGTVLDRAVEVGQTVAASFNTPTLFTIANDLTQMRVEAKVDEADIGQLVDGQHVEFTVDAFPLRKFNGEVTEIRLQPITTNNVVTYTVVIGAPNPENILKPGMTANANFFVTEKKNILLVPAKATRFTPDPEALAAYMPPMGPEGAKAAEFSAPPMPPVGEGASNDSIHTVWIKGSNGALHPQKVTVGVTDEINYEVVKGLNEGDEVVTSITTTGSETKKGKTSTSFFRPPGSEKRTATTNTQRGGPPQ; via the coding sequence ATGAAAAAAAGTATAATATACATCGGATCGGCAGTTATCGTGCTTGCCGCAGGTTTTCTGATTTATAAAACAGTCGGGAAAACCAAGCAGAGTGTTTCGATTGAAACAGCCAAAGTTGAACGTGGAACCATTAGCAATACAGTTACCGCAACAGGTACACTCGAAGCTGTTAAAACAGTAGAAGTTGGTACACAGGTTTCAGGAGTAATCGAAAAATTATTTGTTGATTACAATTCTCAGGTAAAAAAGGGCCAGCTTTTGGCTCAGTTGGATGAAACACCGCTGATTGCTCAGCTCGATCAAAGTAAAGCATCGGTGGATCAGGCTGAGGCGCAGGTGAAATACCAGAAAGCAAACTATGAACGATACAAAGCTCTGCTTGCAAAAAAGCTGATTGCGCAATCCGATTTCGATTTGGCTGAATATAACTACAACAATGCATTGGGTTCGCTAAATAATGCCAAATCGATGTACGATAAAAATAAGATCAACCTATCGTATGCCCGCATCTATTCGCCTATTGATGGTACTGTACTTGATCGCGCTGTTGAAGTTGGACAAACAGTGGCTGCAAGCTTTAACACACCAACTCTTTTTACCATTGCCAACGACCTTACACAGATGCGTGTGGAAGCTAAAGTTGATGAAGCAGACATAGGTCAGCTAGTTGATGGTCAGCATGTTGAGTTTACAGTTGATGCTTTTCCGCTCCGGAAATTTAATGGCGAAGTAACTGAGATTAGGCTCCAACCAATTACAACCAACAATGTAGTTACTTATACCGTTGTTATTGGAGCTCCTAATCCTGAAAATATTCTGAAACCAGGGATGACAGCAAACGCTAATTTCTTTGTTACCGAAAAGAAGAATATTCTTTTGGTTCCGGCAAAAGCTACACGGTTTACTCCTGATCCTGAAGCCTTGGCAGCTTATATGCCACCAATGGGTCCGGAAGGAGCAAAGGCAGCTGAGTTTTCTGCACCACCAATGCCACCAGTGGGCGAAGGTGCAAGCAATGATTCGATCCATACGGTTTGGATAAAAGGAAGCAATGGCGCACTCCATCCGCAAAAAGTTACTGTTGGGGTAACCGATGAAATAAATTACGAAGTTGTAAAAGGATTGAATGAAGGAGATGAAGTTGTTACTTCAATAACTACAACTGGGTCAGAAACCAAAAAAGGAAAAACATCAACAAGTTTTTTTAGGCCACCTGGAAGTGAAAAGAGAACTGCAACCACAAACACACAACGAGGTGGTCCACCACAATAG
- a CDS encoding putative oxidoreductase C-terminal domain-containing protein, with product MYKNLIPVLAMATILSACGGGGQKPAQKEQAAAKFTGAKGEVKLMTLDPGHFHAALVQKSMYEQIDPTVYVYAPEGEDVAQHLGRIEAFNKRAENPTAWIEKVYTGTDYLEKMLTEKPGNVMMVAGNNAKKTEYIQKAVEAGINVFADKPMVITPEAFPLLEQAFKTAAEKGVLLYDIMTERHEITNIVQRELANTPDVFGGLVDGTVDEPAVVIESVHNFCKVVSGVALKRPAWFFDITQQGEGNADVATHLVDLIQWSAFPEIILNKTDVQMISAKRWTTDFSPEQFEKVTGMKEFPEFLKKDVADGKLKVYANGEMEYKLKGKVAKVTTLWDFEAPEGAGDSHYCLMRGKLCNVLIKQTKEEKYKPTVYIEATGATDLAAFESGLKKAVEETISAKYAGLKLTKLADKRWVVEIPDSFKVGHEAHFGQVTEQYLQYLKDGKLPEWEVPNMITKYYTTTEALKMAK from the coding sequence ATGTATAAAAACTTAATTCCTGTGCTGGCAATGGCAACGATTTTATCGGCTTGTGGCGGAGGCGGACAAAAGCCAGCCCAAAAAGAACAAGCAGCAGCTAAATTTACCGGTGCCAAAGGCGAAGTGAAATTAATGACGCTCGATCCTGGACATTTCCATGCTGCGCTTGTTCAAAAGTCGATGTACGAACAAATCGATCCAACCGTTTATGTTTATGCTCCTGAAGGTGAAGATGTAGCTCAACATCTGGGACGCATCGAAGCATTTAATAAACGTGCAGAAAATCCAACGGCATGGATCGAGAAAGTATATACAGGGACTGATTATCTTGAAAAAATGCTGACCGAAAAGCCGGGCAACGTGATGATGGTTGCCGGAAACAATGCAAAGAAGACCGAGTACATTCAGAAAGCAGTTGAAGCTGGTATCAATGTTTTTGCTGATAAACCCATGGTAATTACTCCTGAAGCTTTCCCTCTTTTAGAGCAGGCTTTCAAAACGGCTGCTGAAAAGGGAGTTTTGCTTTACGACATTATGACTGAACGTCATGAAATTACCAACATTGTTCAGCGCGAGTTGGCCAACACACCTGATGTTTTTGGAGGATTGGTAGATGGTACCGTTGATGAACCCGCTGTTGTTATCGAAAGTGTGCATAATTTCTGTAAAGTAGTTTCTGGCGTTGCGTTGAAACGTCCGGCCTGGTTTTTCGATATTACCCAGCAGGGCGAAGGAAATGCCGATGTTGCCACACATCTGGTCGATTTGATTCAATGGAGCGCTTTCCCTGAAATCATCCTGAATAAAACCGATGTTCAGATGATTTCTGCCAAACGATGGACAACCGATTTTTCTCCGGAGCAATTCGAGAAAGTAACCGGAATGAAAGAATTTCCTGAGTTCCTGAAGAAAGATGTCGCTGATGGCAAACTGAAAGTGTATGCCAACGGTGAAATGGAATATAAGTTGAAAGGCAAAGTTGCAAAAGTCACTACTTTGTGGGATTTCGAAGCTCCGGAAGGCGCAGGAGATTCTCATTATTGCCTGATGCGTGGAAAATTGTGCAACGTGTTGATTAAACAAACCAAAGAAGAGAAATACAAACCAACGGTTTACATTGAAGCAACTGGCGCAACCGATTTAGCTGCATTCGAATCCGGCCTGAAAAAAGCTGTAGAAGAGACTATTTCAGCCAAATATGCCGGTCTGAAATTAACAAAATTGGCTGACAAGCGTTGGGTTGTCGAAATTCCTGATTCGTTTAAAGTTGGTCACGAAGCTCATTTCGGTCAGGTAACCGAACAATACCTGCAATACCTGAAAGATGGGAAATTACCGGAATGGGAAGTTCCAAACATGATCACGAAATACTATACGACTACCGAAGCCTTGAAAATGGCGAAATAA
- a CDS encoding ABC transporter permease: MNYTNTIKISMNALKRNKFRAFLTMLGIIIGVASVIVMLAIGEGSKRSIGNQMSSMGTNLIMVMPASQQKGGVALGNSNAQSMTLDDIKAIEKECPALSAVSPEVRASGQAVVGNSNWPTSIYGVNNKYLNIRKYSIKSGRGFTDKEILTYAKVCLVGQTIIEKLFEGKADPVGQSIRFKGIPLLIIGVLTDKGENGMGQDQDDLIIAPYTTVQKRILAITHIQGIYGSAVSEEKNSEAIAQVTNSLRKSHKLKDGEIDDFQVRSQAELVQTFSSVMDVLTLLLGAIAGISLLVGGIGIMNIMFVSVTERTREIGLRLSVGGRAYDIMMQFLIESVLLSVFGGIIGIVFGMLVTYVVTSVLGWGMIIMPEVQALGFLVCSAIGIFFGWYPARKASNLNPIDALRYE; encoded by the coding sequence ATGAACTATACAAATACAATAAAAATATCGATGAATGCTTTGAAGCGTAATAAGTTCAGGGCATTCCTGACCATGCTTGGGATCATCATCGGGGTGGCGTCAGTAATTGTGATGCTTGCGATTGGGGAAGGATCGAAACGTAGTATTGGGAATCAAATGTCGAGCATGGGAACCAACCTGATTATGGTTATGCCAGCATCGCAACAAAAAGGTGGCGTAGCATTGGGAAACTCGAATGCCCAAAGTATGACATTGGATGACATCAAGGCAATAGAAAAAGAGTGCCCGGCACTTTCTGCGGTGTCTCCTGAAGTGCGTGCGAGCGGACAAGCTGTTGTGGGTAATTCAAACTGGCCAACTTCTATTTACGGAGTCAACAACAAGTATCTCAATATCCGCAAATATTCCATCAAATCGGGACGAGGTTTTACGGATAAGGAGATTCTGACTTATGCCAAAGTCTGCCTGGTTGGGCAAACCATTATTGAGAAGCTGTTTGAAGGGAAAGCCGATCCGGTTGGACAATCGATCAGGTTTAAAGGTATACCGCTTTTGATTATTGGAGTATTGACAGATAAAGGCGAAAACGGCATGGGACAGGATCAGGACGACTTAATTATAGCGCCATACACTACTGTTCAGAAACGTATCCTGGCCATCACACATATTCAGGGTATTTATGGTTCGGCCGTAAGCGAGGAAAAAAATAGTGAGGCAATTGCCCAGGTTACCAATTCGCTTCGCAAAAGCCATAAACTAAAAGATGGTGAAATTGATGATTTTCAGGTGCGGTCGCAGGCTGAATTGGTACAAACATTCTCGTCGGTGATGGATGTATTAACATTGCTCTTAGGGGCAATTGCCGGAATCTCGTTGTTGGTTGGAGGTATTGGTATCATGAATATCATGTTTGTGTCGGTTACCGAGCGAACCCGCGAAATTGGATTGCGTTTGTCGGTGGGTGGCCGGGCCTATGATATTATGATGCAGTTCCTGATCGAATCGGTTCTTTTGAGCGTATTTGGAGGAATAATCGGGATTGTTTTTGGGATGTTGGTAACTTATGTGGTTACGTCAGTATTAGGCTGGGGCATGATTATTATGCCGGAAGTACAAGCTTTGGGATTCCTGGTTTGTTCGGCTATTGGTATATTCTTCGGCTGGTATCCGGCACGAAAAGCATCAAACCTGAACCCGATTGATGCGTTGAGGTACGAATAA
- a CDS encoding sensor histidine kinase — protein MGKLISFSDKWIRVTLHTIVWIVIILFALYLHNSFGGGNIMRLYGFYLHTFSAAIIFYVGYLWLVPRYFVNNKQLTYLLILVAFILVTHYVATYIERTFLTDPIADAKFREAMKMLNGKDDGPKNGDLFGILSHFITSLLLSGFAIGLGLMEKLKQNEKKQKELEKEKLNSELAFLKNQVSPHFFFNTLNNIYSLIGIDGSTAQDSVLKLSKLMRYLLYESEHGETLMSHEIDFMNNYIDLMKLRLSPKVELVIDFPDNFSDFTIPPLLFVPFVENAFKHGVSHRDRSFIHLRMTIENDQINFVSENSIGKSSQTGDMQHSGIGLENVRKRLHLLFPDNHKLTIESDETIFRVNLSIKKAKV, from the coding sequence ATGGGTAAATTAATATCATTCTCCGATAAATGGATTAGGGTAACGCTTCACACAATCGTATGGATCGTTATAATACTTTTTGCGCTATACTTACATAATTCATTCGGAGGTGGTAATATAATGCGTTTATATGGGTTTTATCTGCATACCTTTTCTGCCGCAATCATTTTTTATGTAGGTTATCTTTGGTTGGTCCCTCGTTATTTTGTCAATAACAAACAGTTAACCTATTTACTTATTCTTGTTGCTTTTATACTGGTAACCCATTATGTTGCCACTTATATAGAACGGACTTTTTTAACTGACCCCATTGCTGATGCGAAATTCCGCGAAGCCATGAAAATGCTAAATGGTAAAGATGACGGTCCGAAGAATGGGGATTTGTTTGGCATCCTTAGTCATTTTATTACGTCATTGTTGCTGTCTGGATTTGCCATTGGCCTTGGTTTAATGGAAAAGTTGAAACAGAACGAAAAAAAGCAGAAGGAACTGGAAAAGGAAAAGCTGAATTCGGAACTGGCATTCCTGAAAAATCAGGTGAGTCCGCACTTTTTCTTTAATACCCTGAATAACATTTACTCATTGATTGGCATCGACGGGTCTACTGCCCAGGATTCGGTATTGAAACTGTCGAAGTTGATGCGATATCTGCTTTATGAATCGGAACATGGCGAAACTCTGATGAGTCACGAAATTGATTTCATGAACAATTACATCGACCTGATGAAGTTGAGGCTGAGCCCAAAAGTTGAATTAGTGATCGATTTTCCGGATAATTTTTCTGATTTTACTATTCCTCCGTTGCTTTTTGTGCCGTTTGTCGAAAATGCATTTAAACATGGAGTTAGTCATCGTGATCGTTCATTTATTCATCTTCGGATGACCATAGAAAACGATCAGATTAATTTTGTTTCCGAAAATAGCATTGGCAAAAGTAGCCAGACAGGTGATATGCAACACTCCGGAATCGGTCTCGAAAACGTACGAAAACGGCTACATTTGTTGTTTCCCGACAATCACAAACTAACCATTGAAAGCGACGAGACCATTTTTCGCGTTAATCTTTCAATTAAAAAAGCAAAGGTATGA
- a CDS encoding LytR/AlgR family response regulator transcription factor has translation MKLRTIAIDDEPLALRLVSDYISKTPFLELVGAFDNPLDAIDFLSAESADLIFVDIQMPDLTGIEFARSLEKAPKIIFTTAYEKYALEGFKLNAIDYLLKPFSYEEFLKAAQKARKQSELESSVLPSIEANSQFLFLKSEYKIRRINFNDILYIEGLKDYIKVYTTGEDKPVLSLNSIKSLEQKLPEDQFMRVHRSFIVNLNKIDTIERSRIIFGKTYIPVSDQYKDKFQEYLDKNFL, from the coding sequence ATGAAGCTGAGAACTATTGCCATAGATGATGAACCGCTTGCCCTCCGGTTAGTGAGCGATTACATCAGCAAAACACCTTTTTTGGAATTGGTCGGCGCTTTCGATAATCCGCTGGATGCCATCGATTTTCTTTCAGCGGAATCGGCTGATTTGATTTTTGTTGACATTCAAATGCCCGATTTGACAGGAATTGAATTTGCCAGAAGCCTTGAAAAGGCGCCCAAGATCATATTTACCACAGCTTACGAAAAATATGCACTGGAAGGATTCAAGCTAAATGCGATTGATTATCTGTTAAAGCCATTTAGCTACGAAGAATTCCTGAAAGCGGCACAGAAGGCCCGGAAGCAATCGGAACTGGAGTCAAGTGTACTTCCGTCGATTGAAGCAAACAGTCAGTTTCTGTTCCTGAAGTCGGAATACAAAATACGTCGCATTAACTTTAACGATATTCTTTACATCGAAGGACTGAAAGACTACATCAAAGTTTATACAACAGGCGAAGACAAACCGGTTCTGTCGCTGAATTCCATCAAATCGCTCGAACAAAAATTGCCTGAAGATCAGTTTATGCGGGTTCACCGCTCGTTTATCGTCAACCTCAATAAGATCGACACCATCGAGCGCAGCCGTATCATTTTCGGCAAAACCTACATTCCGGTAAGCGATCAGTACAAAGACAAATTTCAGGAGTACCTGGACAAAAATTTCTTATAG
- a CDS encoding O-acetyl-ADP-ribose deacetylase yields the protein MEAILTRVKLLQGDITKLNVDAIVNAANSSLMGGGGVDGAIHRAGGPVILDECRQIVARQGRCETGCAVITSGGNLPAKFVIHTVGPVWHRGSCNEDQLLANAYLNSLRLALENGIETIAFPNISTGVYGFPKERASHIAIESVTQFLSENDQIKQVYFVCFDEENYGLYNSFLNY from the coding sequence ATGGAAGCCATTTTAACCCGGGTAAAACTTCTTCAAGGCGACATCACTAAACTCAACGTTGATGCGATTGTGAATGCAGCCAATTCTTCGCTTATGGGTGGTGGAGGTGTTGATGGCGCCATTCATCGTGCTGGCGGACCGGTAATTTTAGACGAATGCCGCCAGATTGTTGCCCGTCAAGGCCGTTGCGAAACTGGTTGTGCAGTTATCACTTCGGGAGGAAATCTACCTGCTAAATTTGTGATTCATACGGTAGGGCCAGTTTGGCACAGAGGAAGCTGTAATGAAGATCAATTACTTGCCAATGCTTACTTAAATTCACTCAGATTGGCTCTTGAAAATGGCATTGAAACCATTGCTTTTCCTAACATCAGCACTGGTGTATATGGTTTTCCAAAGGAAAGGGCATCGCACATAGCCATTGAATCAGTAACTCAGTTTTTGTCCGAAAACGATCAGATCAAACAGGTTTATTTTGTTTGCTTCGACGAGGAAAACTACGGGTTGTATAATTCCTTCCTTAATTACTAG
- a CDS encoding TolC family protein, with translation MKTIKSIRTSVLIAGFLILISGFTGSAQNKIWTLEECINYALSKNIQIQKSGLANDRNQLYSDQAQANRLPSVSASVRENFNWYKGFDSTTGTYGSSSGANSTNYSLNSSVSLFNGQKLTNKIKQADLDLQSGHLYSETVKESVGLNILNAYLQVLYAYESVSNAEKQIVSTTEQLNLSKERMDLGVISMSDYLQIKSELASEKSTLASAQSQLSMSKVTLMQLMELPVDSNFDISSPDLNKLLIESAQPDAQEIYNLALGIKPQIKNAELTKEAAMIDVEIAKADALPSLSMDAGLSAGYSSLTKNSGYTQQLKDKMNPSVGLSLSIPIFQKKQIKTNVAIANISVSDAELDEINTRNELRKNIEQACADMVSAKSQYLASQEQNQSTQESYDVTTEKYNQGLINSVDFLIQKTNLITSESNLLQSKFKMIFSYKIVDFYKGIPLTL, from the coding sequence ATGAAAACAATTAAATCAATTCGAACAAGTGTACTGATCGCCGGATTCCTGATTCTCATTTCAGGATTTACCGGTAGCGCACAGAACAAAATCTGGACACTGGAAGAATGCATCAACTATGCGTTGAGTAAAAACATTCAGATACAGAAGTCAGGTTTGGCAAACGACAGAAATCAACTTTATTCCGATCAGGCACAGGCCAATCGTTTGCCTTCGGTTAGTGCATCGGTTCGTGAAAACTTTAACTGGTACAAAGGATTCGACTCTACAACAGGTACTTACGGAAGCAGTAGTGGCGCTAACAGTACCAACTATTCGCTGAATTCAAGTGTGTCGTTGTTTAACGGACAGAAACTGACCAATAAGATTAAGCAGGCCGATCTCGATTTACAAAGCGGACATCTTTATTCTGAAACGGTAAAGGAATCGGTTGGTTTGAATATCCTGAATGCTTACCTGCAGGTTTTGTATGCTTACGAAAGTGTAAGTAATGCTGAAAAGCAAATTGTTTCGACAACAGAACAGCTAAATTTATCGAAAGAGCGAATGGATTTGGGTGTTATCTCAATGTCAGACTATTTGCAAATCAAATCGGAACTAGCTTCTGAGAAGTCAACCTTGGCTTCAGCTCAAAGTCAGTTGTCGATGAGCAAGGTTACACTGATGCAGTTGATGGAATTGCCGGTTGATTCAAATTTCGATATTAGTTCTCCGGATCTGAATAAATTGCTGATCGAATCAGCTCAGCCTGATGCCCAGGAAATTTACAATCTTGCATTGGGCATAAAACCACAAATTAAAAATGCTGAATTGACCAAAGAAGCTGCGATGATTGATGTGGAAATTGCCAAAGCCGATGCGCTGCCAAGTCTTTCGATGGATGCTGGTTTATCAGCTGGATATTCGAGCCTGACTAAAAATTCGGGTTACACTCAGCAGTTAAAGGATAAAATGAATCCATCGGTTGGGTTATCGCTTTCAATTCCAATTTTTCAGAAGAAACAGATTAAGACGAATGTTGCGATTGCGAATATCTCGGTATCTGATGCTGAACTCGATGAGATCAATACCCGAAATGAACTTCGTAAAAATATTGAGCAGGCTTGTGCTGACATGGTTTCAGCAAAAAGCCAGTATTTAGCCAGCCAGGAACAAAATCAATCGACCCAGGAATCGTATGATGTGACAACCGAAAAATATAATCAGGGATTGATTAACTCGGTCGATTTCCTCATTCAAAAGACCAACCTGATTACTTCGGAAAGCAACTTGTTGCAATCGAAATTCAAGATGATTTTTAGCTATAAAATAGTTGATTTCTACAAAGGTATTCCTTTGACATTGTAA